AATACTCCAGGCTTAAATATTGCTTGGGTATCACCTAGCCTGGGCTAATAGCATGAAACTGAAGAGATATAGCCCGTATATCGTCTCCATGGGATTGTAAATTTATCAGTGTTCCAAGATGATTCAATTATTCATAAGCCATTAATATTTACAGATTAAACACTATTAACAAGCTAGAGTTATACTAGGTAAACACTAAGATTTAAAAACACATTTCACGATAACGATTCTCATTAGCGTTACTTTTCATTAATATAGATCTGTGTTTTATACACTTATAATCAAAAATAAGGATTTCAAATGAAAATCTCAATCAATCGTCTTAAGACGATTAGCGCAGTGGGTTTACTCGGTTTCAGTGCACTATTCGGTATGTCGTCTAGTGCTATGGCTCATGCCAATGAATGTGAACTTAAGATTAGCGCTAACGACGCTATGCAGTACGACACCAAAGAACTCAGTGTCCCAGCAAGCTGTAAAGAGGTCACACTGACACTGACTCATTCAGGTCAGCTACCAAAAGCTGCCATGGGCCATAACTGGGTACTAACCAAGGCTGCAGATATGCAAGCAGTAGCCAACGACGGCATGGGCGCAGGCGTAGATAAAAACTATGTCAAAGACGGCGACACTCGTGTTATCGCTCACACAGATGTAGTAGGCGGCGGTAGCTCAAGCAGCATCACCTTCAGCACTGAAGGCATGAGTGCATCTGAAGCTTACAAGTTTTTCTGCTCATTCCCTGGTCACTGGGCAATCATGCAGGGCAGCTTTATTATTAAAGCTTAAACTTATGCCTAACGGCTTAAGATAGAGCGAATATGCTGTAAGGCTCGAAGGCTGCAAGTCCTCAAGCCTTACAGCCGCTCTTTATTTTCCAGCCTTAGCGCCATCTTTAACCACAACATCCACACCTATAGCGCTGCAATATTTTTCAAGCAATTCTTGTATCAATCCCCATAGTATCCTGAGATCCAAGGCCGTAATAATGATGGTTTATCTCGCCTTGAGCATGAAAATATTTGCATAGTGCTAGCCAGTCCTAACTTGTTATACCGATTGGTATTAACCCCCCAGAAAGACTCGCTAAAGAGTAAGTTAATTTAATCAGAGCTGCTAGGCTTAGAGTTCCTAGGATCCGAAATCTTATTATTAAATATTAGCTCTTAGTTTCTAGGAACTTCCTTCAAATAGTGAAAAGGAATTTCTATGCAAAGCTTGTGGCATGCCCAAACAGCCAGTCAATTCACTACACCTCTCGAATTGAGAGTTTATACCTCGCGTCTTTTAGGCCAGGAACCTGCTCTGGTGCTACATGGCGGCGGCAATACTTCGGTAAAGACTCAAGTTAACAACCTGTTCGGTGAGCCTGAAGATATACTATTTGTTAAGGGTAGCGGTTGGGATTTAGAGACCATAGAAGCCGCGGGCTTCGCTCCGGTAAAAATGCATGTGTTATTGAAAATGGCGCAGCTTACTGAACTGAGCGATAGCGATATGGTCAAGTATCAACGCGCCGCCATGATAGATCCCAATGCGCCTAATCCCTCGGTTGAAGCCATACTCCACGCCATTATTCCTTTCGCCTTTGTGGATCATACCCACACAGACGCAGTTGTGACCCTGACGAATACCTCAAATGCAGAATCCTTTATAGAGCAAGTCTATGGTAAGCGGGTCTTAGTTATCCCCTATGTGATGCCGGGCTTTGCGCTGGCTAAGCGGGTTTATAAGATGACCCAAGACATCGACTGGCAATCAATAGAGGGGCTCGTGCTAATGAACCACGGCCTATTTACCTTTAGCGACGATGCCAAGACAGCTTACGAGAACACCATCAAACTGGTGACTGAAGCCGAAAAATTTATCGAAGCAAATTTGTGCATCAATGCCGAAGAGCGCGAAGAGGCGGATGAAAAGAGCCTTGAGTACCTAGATGAGAACATTAATATTGATCTGCTTGAGCTCGCCAAAATACGTAAATTGGTGTCGGCGCAAAAAGGTTATGCGCAAGTAGCCCTGCTCAATAGTAGCAAGGGATCATGTCATATTGCCTCACATCCTGAACTTAAAAGTATCGCCAACCGTGGCCCTCTGACACCGGACCACGTCATTCGCACTAAACGTGTTCCCGCTATTTTAAGTGATAATATCGAGGCCGAACTCTGCGGTTATGCCCAAGACTACATCGAATACTTTGACCGCTACCAGAGCGGTCAAACCATACTTAACTATGCGCCTAGTTTTGCTATCTGGCAGGGAAAAGCTGCCATCTCTTTTGGTAAAACCGTCAACCAGGCCTTAATCATCGAAGATATCACCAGCCATACCTTCGATGCCATATTAACCGCCGAAGCCCTTGGTGGTTATCAGGCTCTGAGCCCGGCAGATATCTTCGCTGTAGAATACTGGGAGCTTGAACAGGCCAAGCTGAAAAAAGGCCCGTTCTCACATGACAAACCCTTGCTCGGTAAGGTCGCCATGGTAACTACTGCCGCTACTCAGGTGGGGCAAGCCGTTGTGGCCCATATGGAAATTCTGGGCGCTAACGTGGTCGAGCTCGGTGAGCATTTAGAATTTGATACTTTAGATAAGTGCCAGGAAGCGGCCGAAACTGCCATCATAGATTATGGCGGATTAGACATAGTTATCTGCCTTGGGGACGACCCATCTAACCTTATGTTACTCAAAGCCTGTGAAGCCTTTTTAGAGCACGGCATTAACCCTAGAGTCTTATGCGTCAACCACGGCTCTTTACCTGTCATGAGCGATAACATTATCGAGGTGCTACACCTCAACTGTTCAGCAAGCCCGACATTAGTCTCACTGAATGGCTCAACAAGTTTAGTACAAAAGACCAATGGCGAGCATCTGGAAACTGGCGTATTCAACCTGCTCAGCGCGATAACCATGATGTTGTCGAACGAATATGTGCCCCACGAAGAGGGGGTATCGGTTTAAAAGCTGAGAAGTGGCGAGTTCGAGACAGAGCCAAGAAAGTATCGAGGATCAGCCGTAGCTAGAAATTCTTAATCAAGGAGTGATGATGGAAAACTATCTGTTAGCCATTGATGCGGGAACCGGCAGCGGCCGTGCCGTGCTGTTTGATTTGCAAGGACGGCAAATTTCCGTGGGACAAGAGGAGTGGCTGCACTTAGCTGAACCTGGGGTGGATAACTCCATGGGCTTCGATTTCGATAATGACTGGCCGTTACTGTGTCGCTGTATCAAGCAAGCCATAGATAACGCCAATATTTCTCCCAAGCAGATCATCGCCATTTCCGCAACAAGTATGCGTGAAGCCATAGTGGTGTTTGATAAAACTGGCACAGAAATCTGGGCCGTCGCCAATGTCGATGCCAGAGCCTCTCAGCAAGTCATGGCATTGAAAGAATCCTCACCGGATATCGAATATCGTGATTATCAACAGTCGGGGCAAACCTTCGCTCTGGGCGCCCTGCCCCGCTTGCTATGGCTCAAAGAGCATCATCCCGAGCTGTATAACCAAGCCCATTCGGTTGCCATGCTCAGCGACTGGGTCCTAGCGAAACTGAGTGGTGTTATCGCAACTGACCCATCCAATGCGGGCACAACTGGGATCTTCTCCCTGGCCACGAGAAACTGGGTGCCAGAGATGGCAGAAGAGGTTGGCCTTAACCCTAAGATATTCCCCCCCGTGGTCGAAACAGGCACCAAGATAGGCGAAGTCACCGCACAAGCCGCCAGAGAATCAGGCCTGAGAATAGGCACGGCCGTAGTCATGGGCGGCGGCGATGTACAGCTAGGTGCTGCTGGACTAGGAGTCGTCAATCTAGGAGATATTGCAGTGCTGGGCGGCAGTTTCTGGCAACAGGTGGTTAATATCGACGCCAAGATGCCACCACCGGAAGATATGTCCATTAGGGTCAATCCTCACGTGATCACCGGACTCTCTCAGGCCGAGGGCATCACATTTTTTAGCGGCTTAGTGATGCACTGGTTTGTGGATGCCTTCTGTCATTTAGAGAAACTGCTAGCCGAAGAACGCGGTATAGACGTCTATGCCTATATGGAAGAGCTAGCCCAGAAAGTGCCTGTGGGCAGCTATGACATCTTGCCGATATTCTCCGATGCCATGCATTACAGCCACTGGTATCACGCCGCCCCTTCCTTTATCAATCTGTCACTGGATGCAGACAAGAGCAAGCCCGCTTGTCTGTTTCGTAGCCTGCAAGAGAATGCCTGTATTGTCTCGGCCATTAACCTCGAAAATATTCAGGCGTTTAGTAAACCCAATACTGAGACAGCAGGCTCAGTCAATGGCAGTAACCCAAGCGAAGTTGAACAAGTGATAGTGTTTGCAGGCGGTGCCAGCAAGGGATTTCTCTGGCCGCAGATCCTCGCAGATGTCACTGGCAAGAAAGTCAAAGTCCCTAACGTTAAGGAAGCCACATCTCTGGGCTGCGCCATGGCCGCCGGAGTCGGTGTGGGCATTTATGCCAGCATCAAACAGGCGGCCGACTCGATTGTAAGCTGGGAAAAAGAATACCAGCCCAACATGGACAACCATGTGAAGTATCAAGCGTTAAAAGAGAAGTGGATTCAGGTCTATGAGCAACAATTAAAACTGGTCGATAACGGATTAACCAAGTCAATGTGGCAAGCACCTGGATTATAAGAGTTTTAAGTTTTAAGTTTTAAGTTTTAAGCAATGATACTTAAATCAGCTTTTTATTTCACTTACCGCTTATCACTTACGACTTATAGCTTTATCCAAAACAACATTAGGAACCCCTATGTACTTAACCAATGAATCTGAGCATGACTATCGCTTCGGCGAGTATGGGCCTAAATACCTGACCAATGGCCCGAGAGTTCACTTCGGCATTGTGGTGATAACCCCAGGCGAAGCTCATCCTTGCCATAAGCATAAGACTCAGGAAGAATCATTCTTGGTACTCGAGGGCGAATGTGCCGTTTATGTGGATGGTGAACGTGTGCTAATCAAGCAAGGTGATTATCTGCGCTGCGAACCTGGTGAATCTCACCTGTTCAGAAACGAAAGCGATAAAGACTTTAAATCTGTCTTCGTCAAAGCGCCCTATCGCGCCGAGAAAGACAGTATCTACATCGACTGGCAACCAGGCCAGCCCTTCTTAAAAGAAGAGTGAAGCAAGGATAAAACAAGGCCCTACGTTCTAGGGCCTAGAATCTCGGCGCTAGAATCTAAGAACCCGCTTGATGTAACTTAAATACCGCTTGTTTAAGCGCCTGCTTGAGTTCATCATTTTTAAGCTCGCCTTTTTCAATATCGAAGTTATCGAAGAAGCTTGGGATAGACAGGCTGGCTTTCACATCAGCGGCAAAATAGGGGGCAGAACCTGCGGCCGCAGTTAATACCGATTTAGCGCCTCCAGGACCAGGAGAAGTCGCGAGCAATACCATGGGCTTATTCTGGAACACCTTCATATCTATGCGTGACGTCCAATCGAACAGGTTCTTATAAGCTGCTGTGTATGAACCATTATGCTCGGCAAATGAGATGATGATGCCATCAGCTTCGCCCAGTTTGGCAAAGAACTTCTGCGCCAGCTCAGGCTGGCCTAGCTCCTCTTCCCTGTCTTGGCTGAAGATAGGCATCTCATAATCATTGATATCGAGTATCTCAACCTCGGCACCTTCCACCAGTGAAGCGGCGTAGGTAGCGAGTTGCTTGTTGATAGACTTAGAGCTGTTGCTGGCTGCGAATGCTAATATTTTCATCATAATTCCTCTGTTTTTAATTGAGTAATAACGCCCAGGGCTGCTTTTCTAGAGCCGCTCAGTGCTGATTTTCTAGGGCCGCTCAGGGCTAATTTTCTAGAGCCGCTCAGGGCTGTTCTTGATTTAGTTAAAATGCTTAGGGCTGACTTTATTCACCAGCCCCTCAAGGCTATAGTGACCCGCAAGGCTGGCTAGCATTGCTGTGGGTCGATAGTTCTGAATCTTGGCTACAAGAGCGGGTATATAAATATGTGCTGCACATGGCTGCACTGGCACAGGCTAGCCCCATAAAAGACAGCAATACCGCCGGGGAGTGCGCATGGGATAAACTGATCCCCGCGCTAAAGACCGCACCTAAGGCAAACTGACAGAGTCCAAATACGCCCGATATTGCCCCACCTTGAGTCGGATAAAATGACATAGCCGCTGAAATCGCATTAGCCGAAATCATCCCGAGCAAGATATTAAACATGAATACGCTAATAACGATTGCCGTTAACGGGGCTTGCATCTGTGCTAATACAAAAAATAGAAAACTCAATGGTCCTAGAAACAAACCAGCAATAATGGCTTTCTTATTGGGGGGGACCTTAGCGAATACCTTAGCACTTAATAGGCTGCCTGATATCATAGCCAAGGCATTTAAACCTAATAAATAGCTATAATTTTCAGCACTGACCTTAAAGAAATCGATATAAACAAAGGCAGACCCGGCAACAAATGAGAATAGCGCCGCAAAACCAAAGCCACCAAGAAAGATAAAGGCTATGGGTAATGGCTGTTTAAATATGGCGATAAAGTCCGTAAGTGATGAACTGGCTATTTGTTCAGTTTGGTCATTGCCGACTCTCTTGTTCAGAAACTTTCCATTCGAGGCTTTGCTATTCGGTGCTTTACTATTAACAGTTTCAAGCTTTTCACTGTGGGTAAATAAGCTCAACACAAAGGCAAAGACACCCACTCCGGCAAGGACATAGAAGATCTCTTCCCAGCTGCCATGCTTAAGTATTTGACCACCTATCATAGGTGCGACCAAAGGTGCGATAACCACAGTAGCCATCACATAAGTGATTATCTGCGAACCCTTTTGAATATCGAATTTTTGCTGGATCATGGCAAAACATACCACTGAACTTGCTCCGCCAATTGCCTGAAACATACGGGTCAGGTATAGCCCCTCTGCCGTTTCAACCATAGGCAGGGCCAAACTTGAAAGGGTAAAAATAACTAACCCCGACAACAGCAAATTTAATTTATTAAACCTGTCTGCTAGTAAACCAAACACAGGCTGAGCCAATGCAAAGGCTAACAAGAATACTGCCACCGACATCTCCATATCGTTGATAGAGACCTTCAATGAACTCGCCATTGAAGGTAAGGCTGGCAGATACATATCGATTGCTAGAGGCGATAAGCCAAATAGCAGAGCTGTGACTAAAATATAGAGCTTTACGTTTTGCTGCATAGCATCTCCTTATGCCTATTTTGCTTAGTAGAACTTAAAAGTTCCAAACCTAGCCTCAGACACGAATCATATTTGTTACATAGAATGGGGATAAGTGTATATTGTTCGTTATTCGAGATTAATAACCTTAATTGACAAAGACTATTTCCATATGACTATGAATAAGCTTTTTGATGGTGTCATGGTATTCACCCAAGTGGTGAAAACCGGTGGTTTCTCGGCGGCGGCTGAGCTGATGGGTCATTCAACCTCTTATATCAGTAAGGAGGTGAGTAAGCTCGAAGAGCGGCTTGGCGTACGTTTACTCAATCGCACCACTCGCTCCATAGGTCTGACACCTGAAGGCAAGGCTTATTATCAGGAATGTCAGCAGTTAGTCGCCGATGCCGAGCAAGCGGTGAATATGCTGACCCAACACGAGGTTGCGCCTAAAGGCACCCTAAGACTTAGCACTCCGGTGGGATTTGGCAATAATTACCTGCAGCCGATCTTGGCTGAATATATGCGCCTCTATCCCAATGTTTCCCTAGATCTTGATTTGAACGATCGTAAAGTTGACGTGGTCGCTGAAGGTTACGATCTTGCCATACGTGCCTCGCTGCAGCTGGAGGAATCTAGCCTCATCTGTCGTAAGGTATTTAGCTGTAAAGGTTATATTGTCGCCAGTCCGGGATACCTGTCTAAACATGGTCACCCTCACCACCCACAAGAATTAAGCCGCCATAACTGCTTCTGTTACAGCAATCATAAATCACCCAATAAATGGCAATTTA
This portion of the Shewanella violacea DSS12 genome encodes:
- the azu gene encoding azurin, with amino-acid sequence MSSSAMAHANECELKISANDAMQYDTKELSVPASCKEVTLTLTHSGQLPKAAMGHNWVLTKAADMQAVANDGMGAGVDKNYVKDGDTRVIAHTDVVGGGSSSSITFSTEGMSASEAYKFFCSFPGHWAIMQGSFIIKA
- a CDS encoding bifunctional aldolase/short-chain dehydrogenase — translated: MQSLWHAQTASQFTTPLELRVYTSRLLGQEPALVLHGGGNTSVKTQVNNLFGEPEDILFVKGSGWDLETIEAAGFAPVKMHVLLKMAQLTELSDSDMVKYQRAAMIDPNAPNPSVEAILHAIIPFAFVDHTHTDAVVTLTNTSNAESFIEQVYGKRVLVIPYVMPGFALAKRVYKMTQDIDWQSIEGLVLMNHGLFTFSDDAKTAYENTIKLVTEAEKFIEANLCINAEEREEADEKSLEYLDENINIDLLELAKIRKLVSAQKGYAQVALLNSSKGSCHIASHPELKSIANRGPLTPDHVIRTKRVPAILSDNIEAELCGYAQDYIEYFDRYQSGQTILNYAPSFAIWQGKAAISFGKTVNQALIIEDITSHTFDAILTAEALGGYQALSPADIFAVEYWELEQAKLKKGPFSHDKPLLGKVAMVTTAATQVGQAVVAHMEILGANVVELGEHLEFDTLDKCQEAAETAIIDYGGLDIVICLGDDPSNLMLLKACEAFLEHGINPRVLCVNHGSLPVMSDNIIEVLHLNCSASPTLVSLNGSTSLVQKTNGEHLETGVFNLLSAITMMLSNEYVPHEEGVSV
- the lsrK gene encoding autoinducer-2 kinase translates to MMENYLLAIDAGTGSGRAVLFDLQGRQISVGQEEWLHLAEPGVDNSMGFDFDNDWPLLCRCIKQAIDNANISPKQIIAISATSMREAIVVFDKTGTEIWAVANVDARASQQVMALKESSPDIEYRDYQQSGQTFALGALPRLLWLKEHHPELYNQAHSVAMLSDWVLAKLSGVIATDPSNAGTTGIFSLATRNWVPEMAEEVGLNPKIFPPVVETGTKIGEVTAQAARESGLRIGTAVVMGGGDVQLGAAGLGVVNLGDIAVLGGSFWQQVVNIDAKMPPPEDMSIRVNPHVITGLSQAEGITFFSGLVMHWFVDAFCHLEKLLAEERGIDVYAYMEELAQKVPVGSYDILPIFSDAMHYSHWYHAAPSFINLSLDADKSKPACLFRSLQENACIVSAINLENIQAFSKPNTETAGSVNGSNPSEVEQVIVFAGGASKGFLWPQILADVTGKKVKVPNVKEATSLGCAMAAGVGVGIYASIKQAADSIVSWEKEYQPNMDNHVKYQALKEKWIQVYEQQLKLVDNGLTKSMWQAPGL
- a CDS encoding cupin domain-containing protein, with product MYLTNESEHDYRFGEYGPKYLTNGPRVHFGIVVITPGEAHPCHKHKTQEESFLVLEGECAVYVDGERVLIKQGDYLRCEPGESHLFRNESDKDFKSVFVKAPYRAEKDSIYIDWQPGQPFLKEE
- a CDS encoding NADPH-dependent FMN reductase — protein: MKILAFAASNSSKSINKQLATYAASLVEGAEVEILDINDYEMPIFSQDREEELGQPELAQKFFAKLGEADGIIISFAEHNGSYTAAYKNLFDWTSRIDMKVFQNKPMVLLATSPGPGGAKSVLTAAAGSAPYFAADVKASLSIPSFFDNFDIEKGELKNDELKQALKQAVFKLHQAGS
- a CDS encoding multidrug effflux MFS transporter, with the translated sequence MQQNVKLYILVTALLFGLSPLAIDMYLPALPSMASSLKVSINDMEMSVAVFLLAFALAQPVFGLLADRFNKLNLLLSGLVIFTLSSLALPMVETAEGLYLTRMFQAIGGASSVVCFAMIQQKFDIQKGSQIITYVMATVVIAPLVAPMIGGQILKHGSWEEIFYVLAGVGVFAFVLSLFTHSEKLETVNSKAPNSKASNGKFLNKRVGNDQTEQIASSSLTDFIAIFKQPLPIAFIFLGGFGFAALFSFVAGSAFVYIDFFKVSAENYSYLLGLNALAMISGSLLSAKVFAKVPPNKKAIIAGLFLGPLSFLFFVLAQMQAPLTAIVISVFMFNILLGMISANAISAAMSFYPTQGGAISGVFGLCQFALGAVFSAGISLSHAHSPAVLLSFMGLACASAAMCSTYLYTRSCSQDSELSTHSNASQPCGSL
- a CDS encoding LysR family transcriptional regulator; its protein translation is MTMNKLFDGVMVFTQVVKTGGFSAAAELMGHSTSYISKEVSKLEERLGVRLLNRTTRSIGLTPEGKAYYQECQQLVADAEQAVNMLTQHEVAPKGTLRLSTPVGFGNNYLQPILAEYMRLYPNVSLDLDLNDRKVDVVAEGYDLAIRASLQLEESSLICRKVFSCKGYIVASPGYLSKHGHPHHPQELSRHNCFCYSNHKSPNKWQFNDKEGKPYTVEVRQKLVCNSAEMELALVLDDLGICRLPMFYMEDKIKSGKLVILFEELPAPEIDVFVVYPSRKHQSPKVRAFIDLTVDYLATR